In the genome of Pseudomonas sp. P5_109, one region contains:
- a CDS encoding 5-oxoprolinase subunit PxpA: MSRLLLNCDIGESFGSWTMGLDAEIMPFIDCANIACGFHAGDPSIMRKTVSLALSHGVQIGAHPAYQDLVGFGRRSMAYATQELQDILHYQIGALDGICRAQGGRVSYVKPHGAMYNDMMANPAQLRAVLQAVASYDRNLPLMLMATRDNSAAQQMGDEYGVTLWFEAFADRAYDSAGKLVSRQLPGAVHHDPETIIEQALTIARGGPLTASDGSALHLQANTLCVHGDNASSVAAVQRIREALNRQIAS, encoded by the coding sequence GTGAGCCGCCTGCTATTGAACTGCGACATCGGCGAGAGTTTCGGCAGCTGGACCATGGGTCTGGACGCAGAAATCATGCCCTTCATCGATTGCGCCAACATCGCCTGCGGTTTTCACGCCGGTGACCCGAGCATCATGCGCAAGACCGTCAGCCTGGCCCTCAGCCACGGTGTGCAAATTGGCGCGCATCCGGCCTATCAGGACCTGGTAGGGTTCGGCCGGCGTTCCATGGCCTATGCCACCCAGGAACTGCAAGACATCCTGCATTACCAGATCGGCGCCCTTGACGGCATCTGCCGGGCCCAGGGTGGCCGGGTCAGTTACGTCAAACCCCATGGCGCGATGTACAACGACATGATGGCCAACCCGGCCCAGCTGCGCGCCGTGCTGCAAGCGGTGGCGTCCTATGACCGCAACCTGCCGTTGATGCTGATGGCAACCCGCGACAACAGCGCCGCCCAACAAATGGGCGATGAATACGGCGTGACCCTGTGGTTCGAGGCCTTCGCCGATCGGGCTTACGACAGCGCCGGCAAGCTGGTCTCGCGACAACTGCCGGGAGCGGTGCATCACGACCCGGAAACCATCATCGAGCAGGCGCTGACCATTGCCCGTGGCGGTCCGCTCACCGCCAGCGATGGCAGCGCCTTGCATTTGCAGGCCAACACCCTTTGCGTGCACGGCGACAACGCCAGTTCGGTCGCAGCCGTGCAACGCATCCGTGAAGCCTTGAACCGGCAGATCGCGTCATGA
- the pxpB gene encoding 5-oxoprolinase subunit PxpB, which translates to MKLRVEVVALDCLMVRLFDEIAEANMPWMLAASESLRTAFAGHLIDLVPSYTTLMVHYDLTALSPAQARELIAEALIDLSPNAHARGQCHVLPVWYDLSVGPELSLLSQRSGLAVEEVIRRHSEREYQVFALGFAPGFAFMGLVEEVLAAPRLSTPRKKVAAGSVGIAERQTAAYPVVSPGGWNLIGRTPARLFDRNRDGYSLMQPGDTVRFEAVGHAEFINLGGDDTPLEAQA; encoded by the coding sequence ATGAAGTTGCGGGTGGAAGTGGTGGCGCTGGATTGCCTGATGGTGCGCCTGTTCGATGAGATTGCCGAAGCCAACATGCCGTGGATGCTGGCGGCCAGCGAAAGTCTGCGCACGGCATTCGCCGGGCATCTGATCGATCTGGTGCCGTCCTACACGACCTTGATGGTGCATTACGACCTGACCGCGCTGAGTCCCGCCCAGGCCCGGGAATTGATTGCCGAAGCCTTGATCGACCTGTCGCCCAACGCGCATGCCCGCGGCCAATGTCATGTGTTGCCGGTGTGGTACGACTTGAGCGTCGGACCGGAGTTGAGCCTGCTGTCGCAGCGCAGCGGATTGGCGGTGGAGGAGGTGATCCGTCGGCACAGCGAGCGTGAATATCAGGTGTTCGCCCTGGGCTTTGCGCCGGGCTTCGCCTTCATGGGGCTGGTGGAAGAGGTGCTCGCCGCACCGCGCCTGAGCACGCCACGCAAGAAAGTCGCCGCCGGCAGTGTCGGCATCGCCGAACGGCAGACGGCGGCTTACCCGGTGGTGTCGCCGGGCGGCTGGAACCTGATCGGCCGCACGCCGGCCCGATTGTTCGATCGCAACCGTGACGGCTACAGCCTGATGCAGCCGGGCGATACGGTGCGCTTCGAAGCCGTCGGCCATGCCGAGTTCATTAACCTGGGCGGTGACGATACGCCTCTGGAGGCGCAGGCATGA
- a CDS encoding biotin-dependent carboxyltransferase family protein, with amino-acid sequence MSRLMIEASTPLCLLQDAGRFGVRHLGVTQGGAADWRSMSWANWLLGNGLDAPVIEITLGGFTVVAEEECVLALAGANLGAQVDGEALAPWRSFRLHKGQRLQFTQPLLGARAYLAAPGGFDAPKVLGSSATVIREELGGLDGMGHALGKGASLSYSGNSVMLLRELTADQRPDLNLDTPLDLVLGAQIGEFSGQSLFDAFNSAWNLDSRADRMGIRLLGTALQYQGKPMISEGIPLGAVQVPPDGQPIVLLNDRQTIGGYPRLGALTPLALARLAQCLPGASVRLRPVVQDVAHREQIEYLRRF; translated from the coding sequence ATGAGCCGTCTGATGATTGAAGCGAGCACGCCGTTGTGCCTGTTGCAGGATGCCGGTCGATTCGGCGTGCGGCATCTGGGCGTGACCCAGGGTGGCGCGGCCGATTGGCGTTCGATGTCCTGGGCCAACTGGCTGCTGGGCAACGGGCTGGACGCGCCGGTGATCGAAATCACCCTCGGTGGGTTTACCGTCGTGGCCGAGGAGGAATGCGTGCTGGCCTTGGCCGGAGCGAATCTCGGCGCGCAGGTAGACGGCGAGGCGCTGGCGCCGTGGCGCAGTTTCCGGTTGCACAAAGGCCAGCGTTTGCAATTCACCCAGCCGTTGCTTGGTGCCAGGGCCTATCTGGCGGCGCCGGGTGGTTTTGATGCGCCGAAGGTGTTGGGCAGTAGCGCGACGGTGATCCGCGAGGAACTCGGCGGTCTGGATGGCATGGGCCATGCGCTGGGTAAAGGCGCGAGTTTGAGCTATTCGGGCAACTCGGTGATGTTGCTGCGCGAATTGACCGCGGATCAGCGGCCGGACCTGAACCTTGATACTCCGTTGGACCTGGTCCTCGGTGCACAGATCGGTGAATTCAGCGGGCAGAGTCTGTTCGACGCCTTCAACAGCGCGTGGAACCTCGACAGCCGTGCCGACCGGATGGGCATTCGCCTGTTGGGCACCGCGTTGCAGTATCAGGGCAAACCGATGATTTCCGAGGGGATACCGCTAGGTGCGGTGCAGGTGCCACCCGACGGGCAGCCGATCGTGTTGCTCAATGATCGGCAGACCATTGGCGGTTATCCGCGCCTGGGGGCGTTGACGCCGTTGGCGCTGGCGCGATTGGCGCAGTGCTTGCCGGGGGCGTCCGTGCGGTTGCGGCCGGTGGTGCAGGATGTGGCGCATCGCGAGCAGATCGAATACCTGCGGCGCTTTTAA
- a CDS encoding vWA domain-containing protein, which produces MLLNLFNEMRAAKVPVSVRELLDLINALKQRVTFADMDEFYYLSRAILVKDEKHFDKFDRAFGAYFNGLEKLDDHLQALIPEDWLRKEFERSLTDEERAAIQSLGGLDKLIEEFKKRLEEQKERHAGGNKWIGTGGTSPFGSGGFNPEGIRVGDAGKRQGKAVKVWDQREYKNLDDSVELGTRNIKVALRRLRKFARQGAAEELDIDGTIDHTAKDAGLLNIQMRPERRNTVKLLLLFDIGGSMDAHVKICEELFSACKTEFKHLEYFYFHNFIYESVWKNNMRRTSERTSTMDLLHKYGADYKVIFIGDAAMAPYEITQAGGSVEHWNEEAGYVWMQRFKEKYKKLIWINPYPKDTWGYTSSTNIVRDLIDDQMYPLTLRGLEEGMRFLSK; this is translated from the coding sequence ATGCTGCTCAACCTGTTCAATGAAATGCGCGCAGCCAAGGTGCCGGTCTCGGTGCGTGAACTGCTGGACCTGATCAACGCGCTGAAACAGCGCGTGACGTTCGCCGACATGGACGAGTTCTATTACCTGTCCCGGGCGATCCTGGTGAAGGACGAAAAGCATTTCGACAAGTTCGACCGGGCGTTCGGTGCCTACTTCAATGGCCTGGAAAAGCTCGACGACCACCTGCAGGCGCTGATTCCCGAGGACTGGCTGCGCAAGGAGTTCGAGCGTTCGCTGACCGATGAAGAGCGCGCGGCGATCCAGTCCCTCGGCGGCCTGGACAAGCTGATCGAAGAGTTCAAGAAACGCCTCGAAGAACAGAAGGAACGCCACGCCGGTGGCAACAAGTGGATCGGCACCGGCGGCACCAGCCCGTTCGGCTCCGGTGGTTTCAACCCGGAAGGCATTCGGGTCGGCGACGCCGGCAAGCGCCAGGGCAAGGCGGTCAAGGTCTGGGACCAGCGCGAATACAAGAACCTCGACGATTCGGTCGAGCTGGGCACCCGCAACATCAAGGTCGCCCTGCGCCGCCTGCGCAAGTTCGCCCGTCAGGGTGCGGCGGAAGAGCTGGACATCGATGGCACCATCGACCACACCGCCAAGGATGCCGGGCTGCTGAACATCCAGATGCGCCCGGAACGGCGCAACACCGTCAAGCTGTTGCTGCTGTTCGACATCGGCGGCTCGATGGACGCCCACGTGAAGATCTGCGAGGAATTGTTCTCGGCCTGCAAGACCGAGTTCAAGCATCTGGAGTACTTCTACTTCCACAACTTCATTTATGAATCGGTGTGGAAGAACAACATGCGCCGCACCTCCGAGCGCACCTCGACCATGGACCTGCTGCACAAATACGGCGCCGACTACAAAGTGATCTTCATCGGTGACGCGGCCATGGCGCCCTACGAAATCACCCAGGCGGGCGGCAGCGTCGAGCACTGGAACGAAGAAGCCGGTTACGTGTGGATGCAGCGGTTCAAGGAGAAGTACAAGAAGCTCATCTGGATCAATCCGTACCCGAAGGACACCTGGGGCTATACCTCGTCGACCAACATCGTGCGGGATTTGATCGATGACCAGATGTATCCGCTGACCCTTCGCGGGTTGGAGGAAGGGATGCGGTTTCTTTCCAAGTAA
- a CDS encoding AAA family ATPase — protein MKFEGTQAYVATDDLKLAVNAAITLERPLLVKGEPGTGKTMLAEQLAESFGAKLITWHIKSTTKAHQGLYEYDAVSRLRDSQLGNEKVHDVRNYLKKGKLWEAFESEERVILLIDEIDKADIEFPNDLLQELDKMEFYVYEIDETIKAKKRPIIIITSNNEKELPDAFLRRCFFHYIAFPDRTTLQKIVDVHYPDIKKDLVSEALDVFFDVRKVPGLKKKPSTSELVDWLKLLMADNIGEAVLRERDPTKAIPPLAGALVKNEQDVQLLERLAFMSRRGTR, from the coding sequence ATGAAGTTCGAAGGCACCCAGGCCTACGTCGCCACCGATGACCTGAAGCTGGCGGTCAACGCCGCCATCACCCTGGAGCGGCCGTTGCTGGTCAAGGGCGAACCGGGCACCGGCAAGACCATGCTCGCCGAGCAACTGGCCGAATCCTTTGGCGCCAAGCTGATCACCTGGCACATCAAGTCCACCACCAAGGCCCATCAAGGCCTGTACGAGTACGACGCGGTCAGCCGCCTGCGCGACTCGCAACTGGGCAACGAAAAAGTCCACGACGTGCGCAACTACCTGAAAAAGGGCAAGCTCTGGGAAGCCTTCGAATCCGAAGAACGGGTCATCCTGCTGATTGACGAAATCGACAAGGCCGACATCGAGTTCCCCAACGACCTGTTGCAAGAACTCGACAAGATGGAGTTCTACGTTTACGAGATCGACGAGACCATCAAGGCCAAGAAGCGCCCGATCATCATCATTACCTCCAACAACGAGAAAGAGCTTCCGGACGCCTTCCTGCGCCGCTGCTTCTTCCACTACATCGCCTTCCCTGATCGTACTACGCTGCAAAAGATCGTCGATGTGCACTACCCGGACATCAAGAAGGACCTGGTCAGCGAAGCGCTGGACGTGTTCTTCGACGTGCGCAAGGTGCCGGGCCTGAAGAAGAAGCCTTCGACCTCCGAACTGGTGGACTGGCTGAAGCTGTTGATGGCCGACAACATCGGCGAAGCGGTGCTGCGCGAGCGTGATCCGACCAAGGCCATCCCGCCGCTGGCCGGTGCGCTGGTGAAAAACGAACAGGACGTGCAACTGCTGGAGCGTCTGGCGTTCATGAGCCGTCGCGGCACCCGCTAA